The region GTCCACGACGCAGCGGACAGCGAGAGAGAATTTTTTATCAACCGGAATCGTAGACACGTCCTTGTCGGTACTGAACATGGAGCGAGCAATTCCTCGACCATCGCCGACATCCTTGCTAGTCCAGAAATAGGCACCCTCGCCCTGAATGACCGATATGCCGTTCTTATTTGCATAGCCGCCAAACATCACCGTAAACGCATATTCGTCAGAACCATTGCTACGAAGTTTTTCGGCAGCCTCGTTAGCTCCACCGGCATAAATTTCGAGCATTTTCCAATCGTCATCGGTAGAAAGGTGAGTTCCTTCGGGGCATGCCACGAGTGCCGCATCCTGCGTGTACAAGCGTCCATAAACCTTGCAGTTGTCCTCTTCACGGTCATAGCACATCGACTTTTCCTCGATGGCATAGTTCAAGTTCTGAACAAACCAGCGAGTTCCATTGATGTTCTTGACCTTGTATTTCTGCCCATCGCGACTATCTTCAAACGTTTCAAATACAGGGCAACGCGTTTCAAAGCCCTTCTGCGAAAGAATCGAATCTACCGCGGATTGCCAGGCCGTACAGAATCGGAAAAGTTCATCGCCCGGAAGAGCAGACTTTTCCGCCTTGTGCTTATCGGCCCAACGCCCGACATACGCAAGATTCACCACCGCCGTATCCGGAATCGACAAAGCACGAGCGTTATTCTGTATCATAACGGCATACTTTTCCGCCGTCGTTTTCTGGGTTTTCCAATAGCCTTCCAATAGGCCCTTGCGCAACTTTTCGTACAAGGGCGAAGGCATCGAAACCATAACCGTCGTATCGATAAAGTGTTCCGGCCTAATTTCACACGTTTCTTCATGAAGGATGTCATGCATATTAAGCGCCTGTTCAAAGCACTCTTCCATACAAGCCTCGCGAGCCTTTCCCTTTTTCTTGGGACATGGCACCCAAATGCTCGTATCGACAGGAACCTTCACCGGTTTTGCATAGGCTTTTGTCCGTAGTGCAGACTTCACCACGATATCCAGCAAATCGAGAGCTTTTACGTTTCCCGCTTCGCCTTCATTGAGCAAGTAAGAAATCACCTCGGTACATGCATCCATCGCCTTCGCATTGGCACACGCCTTAATTCCGTAACCATACGAAAATTGAGAAGGGCAGTTCGCAAACGATTCGTAAGGCATAGACCTGAAAATTTTTTCGTAGACGGTCACAGCATCTTCCGGAGAAAGTTTTCCACAATAAATTTCTTCGGCTTCACCTTTCTTGACCATTTTTTGCGCAGCAATCACATCGCCCGCATCGATTGCATCGCGTAGATCCTGTTGAGCAAAAGTCGCAGAAACAAGACCTATTGCAAGCACATAGGCTAGCGCAAAAGTATTTCTAAAAATTTTCATTTAACCCTCACACATATCATTCGAAACAAATATACAAAAAGACGAATGGAGAAACGAGGCGTCAGGTTTCAGGGATCAGTTCATCAGCAATCATCCTAAACGCATTTCAAATAGGCCACAGAATATAGCTAGCCATAAAACAATCATATAGCCCAGTGCGAAAAAAATCTTTTTACATTTTCTATATTTGGGCCCATGATTGATGCCGAAAAAATCCGTAGCGAATTTCCAATGCTTGTCGCTGGCGATAAAGATGCAAAACCGCTCGCCTTCCTCGACAGCACGGCCACCACGCAAAAGCCTGACTGCGTGATTGACGTGATGAATGACTTTTACCGCGAACACTATAGCTCCGTGAAGCGCGGCGTGTACCGTCTGAGCGCCCGCACCACCGAAGCATTTGAGAAGACTCGCAAGAATGTCGCGAAATTCATTAACGCAAAGAGCGAAGACGAAATCGTGTTCACCCGCGGCACCACCGAAAGCATCAATCTGGTGGCGTGGAGTTACGGTCGCAAGTTCTTCGAAGCGGGCGACGAGATTCTGATTAGCGGACTCGAGCATCACGCTAACATCGTGAGCTGGCAAATTGTCGCCGAAATGAAGGGCGCCAAGATCAAGGTCATCCCGGTTCTCGATAGCGGCGATTTGGACCTGAGCAAGCTCCCCGAGCTTTTGAATGCGCGCACCAAGATGGTGGCCGTCGCCCACGTGAGCAACTCCGTCGGCACCGTGAACCCGATTGCAGAAATTATCGCAACAGTGCGCAAGCTCGCCCCGCAGGCAAAGATTTTGATTGACGCCGCCCAGAGTTCAAGCCACATCAAGATTGACGTGCAAAAGCTGGACTGCGATTTTCTCGCCTTCAGCGGACACAAGATGTATGGCCCGACAGGCGTGGGCGTACTCTACGGCAAGTACGAAGTTCTCGACAGCATGCCCCCCTGGCACGGCGGTGGCGAAATGATCAAGAACGTGACCTTCGAAAAGACGACTTACGCCGACGTTCCCGCCCGTTTCGAGGCTGGCACGCCCATGATCGCCGAAGTCATCGGCCTCGGCAAGGCCATCGAATGGATCAATGCGGTTGGCATCGAGAACATCCGCAAGCACGAAGAAGAAATTACGCAGTACGCCTTGGAACAGCTCACGCAGATTCCGCAAGTGAAAGTTCTCGGGAACCCGAAGGAACGCGGCGCCCTCATCAGCATTACGCTTGACGGAATCGCCGTCAGCGACGCCGCCATGATTCTCGACGAAGAAAACGTGGCTGTCCGCAGCGGGCACCACTGCGCCCAACCCGTCATGGACCGCTTCGGCGTCGACGCCACGCTTCGTTTGAGTTTCGGCGCGTATACCCTGAAGCGCGACATCGACCGCTTTATCGCAGGCATCAAGCGCGTTCTCCGACTCTTCGGTTAACCGGGACTCGTATGGGAATCGAGAAAGGCATCTTTAACCGCACATCGCTCCTGCTCGGAGACGACGTGATGGGCGACATCTACCAGAAGCGCGTCATCATCTTCGGTCTCGGCGGAGTCGGCAGCTGGTGCGCCGAAAGCCTGGTGCGTTCCGGCATCAAGGAACTCGTGCTCGTCGATTCTGACCGCGTGTGCGTCACCAACGTGAACCGCCAACTGATGGCCACCACGAAAACCGTGGGGCAAGTCAAGGTGGACGTGCTGAAAAATCGCCTACTCGAAATCAACCCGCACGCCAACATCGTAGCACTCCAAGACATCTACGAAGAAGCGAATACGGACAAATTCCAACTAGACACCTTCGACTACATCATCGATGCCATCGACAGCCTCGAAAACAAGATGCAGCTGTTGTGGCACGCCACGCGCACCAAGGCCACGGTATTTTCCTCCATGGGGGCAGCCCTCAAGATGGACCCCACACGAATCAAGGTCGCCGAATTCTGGAAAGTCGCCGGTTGCCCGCTCGCCCGCGCCCTGCGCGACAAGTTCAAGAAAAAGAAAATGGCTCTCAAGAAAAAAGTGCTGTGCGTCTACAGCGACGAACTCCTGAAGAACCGCGGCAAGAATTCCTCTTGCGGAACGGACGCCTGCATGTGCCCCAAGGTGCGCCACGAAAGGAGCGAAGCCGAACTCCAGAATGCAAACCTGGTCGATCACGAATGGTGCAGCAGTAAGGCGCAAATCAACGGCACCATGGCACACTCCACCGCTATTTTTGGATTCATGATTGCGGGCCTCGTGATGCAGGACATCTACAAGAAGGCATTGGCTAGCGCGGAGTAATATGAAATTCTTAATTCAGCGAGTATTGAACGCCCAGGTGGATATCGCAGGCGACACTGTCGGAAAAATCGGCAAGGGCTACATGATTCTTATCGGCGTGGGCGAAGACGACACCAAGGAAATAGCCGACAGGCTTATCCGCAAGATGCTTGCGCTCCGCATCTTCGCCGACGAAAACGGCAAGACGAATCTTTCCATCAAGGATGTGGGCGGCGAGCTCCTGCTCGTCTCGCAGTTCACGCTATACGCGAACTGCAACAAGGGCAACCGTCCGACCTTCAATGGGGCAGGCAACCCGACCTTAGCCAATGAACTCTACGAATACATCACCGCGGAATGCAAGAAAGAAATACCCGTCGTACAGACAGGGAAATTCGGCGCCGATATGCAGGTGAGTCTCACCAACGACGGCCCGTTCACGATAATGTTGGAATAAGCATTCCGAAACTAGAATTCCGGCATGCTGAAATCGCCGTAAAGTTCACGGCCATCAAACACCCAAACCACCATCTTTTTTCCTTCCAGGAATTCCGAACGGTCCTTGAACAAGGTCGGACCAAAGTTTCCGCCACCAATACGGCTACGCGTAAACGTCTCTATCCCTGTCGCCTGCGCAATGTACGCGCCGATATTGGAAGAACTGTTCCAGCCAAAATCAGCATTGCTGTCGCCAATTACCACAATGGGTGCATCTTTGGACCCACGGTAGCGTTTCCCTTCCGCATCTACCGTCTTTAAAACCTGCACATCGTAATCAGGGTAAGAATTGTACTTCAGGTGATAAAGATTTCCGGTACCGGGAACAACCGTATCGCGCAGGAACCATTCTTCCCTCGGAACATCCAAGTCCATTTCGTTGATGGAATCGGCTATCATCTGGGCAAGAACCTGCCGGCCTGCGCTAGTATAGTGGCTTTCGTACGCTTCGAACATGGGCGTTTCCTCATTCTTTTCGAGAAACTCCTCTACCGCATCGACAACGACAACGCCTTCGTCTTGCAATGCATCTACCCATTCTTCATATTGCGGGGCAACAATACCCCCCGACAATTCTTCCGAATAATGTTCCGCCTCGATTTGCAATTTGTCTGGAACAGGCACGACCACCAACTTGATACCGCGCGCTTCCAGCGAATCATTGAAGGCTACAAAAGAATTCAAGTTTTCTTTCCAGTCCACCACCAGGTTGACAAGACTTTCCTGCAGAAAAATCCAGTCGCCTTCACCGCTTACCGCACAGCGAGTCTCTTTCAGCTGCCCACCGCATTTTTCAATATCGGCTTCAATCTGTTCCTGAACGACCAACGGGATAAGCGGACGAGTAGATAGGTAGACCATGGCAAGCGCAATAACCGCCACTCCAAATCCAAAAATAAGCCCCAAATGTTTCCTAAAAAACATGACAGGGCCAAATTTAGAATTTTTCGGATTCTTTGGCACAAGCCAGACAGCGATAATACTGCCGACACAATAGTTCCTCCGCCCCAATAGGCGACAATTATTGTCGTCTATTTTTTATATATTAAGAAATACTCCCCGCCTCGCGGGGATTGCATTGTGCAGGAGGCTTTATGGCAGATCAAGCTCGCGGCGAACGAATGATACGCATTTTCGTCTACATGATGGCGCACTACAACAACCGTTACAGCGTCGCCGACATTATGCGGCATTTGGACATCCGCGAAGAAGACTTGCGGAGCGTGCAGCGTGATATGCACGCACTCTCCGAAATCGAGGGCGGCTACATCAAGCGTTCCGTCGAAAGCGGCAAGACCTATTATCAGGTGGCACTTGAACGCGCAAACAAGCTCATATTCCCGGAATTTGGCGACACGCTACTGCACTTCATGTTCCTGCAGCGCATCGCGAACATCTACCCCGCGACCTCGAACCTTATCGAAGACCTAACCAAACGAATCACACAAGATTTGCCTGCACGCGAACAATCCACCCTGGCCCATTACGCGAAGGAACTGAACGGGCGTATTCTGTTCATGGGAACGCCCCCGAGCATCGACGAAAACGTTGGTAAAAATCTGCCCGTCATCCTCGACGCCATCCGCAAAAAACAGAAGGTGCAAATCACCTACACCGACAACTGGGGGACCACAACCAACAAGCCGAGAATTCCGCTGATGGTCGCCATCAACCAGGGCGAAATCTACATCGGCTGCGTATCGCAGCACCACCCCGACAAGACATACGCCCTCAAGCTCCGCCGCATACAATCCGTAAAGCTCTTGCGCGAGCAATTCGTCGAAAACCCTAAAGTCGTCGAGACGCTCCGCAAGCGTATCCGCACCGGCACGCTACTTTCGGGCGACCAGGACCAGCAAGAAGAAAAAGTCGTCATCTATTTTCCGGGATACGCCAAGAACTTCCTGCAAGAACGCCCCTACCACCCCAGCATGAAAATCAAGGAATTGGCATGCGGCGACTTGCACGTCACCATGAAAGTCGCCGTAAATGGGCTGCTTAAGCAATGGGTCTTGTATTACGGTTCCATCGCCGAGGTACTAAAGCCAGCCAAGCTCCGCCAAATGGTACTCGATAGCGCTAAAGACTTGGTGAAACTGTACGAAAGATGAAATCCATCTCAAGTAAAATCTTCCATTTCCAGAAAATCTTTTAGTTTGATATGTCTGACGGTACTAGTGGAATAATCAATATCGTCATTGGAAATGAGGATCTTTGCATGAGTATTGTCAATATCAGCAAACGCCCCCATTTCTCGGTCGTAAGTTGAACGCTCTGCCACGGAATAGGCAACCTGAATGAAGTATTTTTTGTTTTCCTTTTGGGCACAAAAGTCTATTTCCTGTTTTCCGGAATAAACGCTCAGTGAATACCCCCTATACAGAAGTTCGTTATAGACAACATTCTCTAAGTTGTGAGTCAAATCGAAAATGCCATCTGCAACGCGAATTGAATTAAAAGCCACATCTTCGTCATATATTTTTTCGAAGAAGTTTAGTTCCCGCTTAGCCTTTGTTGAATACTGCTTGATGGAGCTGATGACATACGCCTCTTTCAGATAGCCCAAATATTTAGTTATCGTATTGACGGAACATTCGCTAAATTGCCCTTTGATATAGTTGTAGATGGATTTTGCAGACAGAATTCTTGAATTGGAAATAAGAACGTAATTGGCAAGTTTGGAAAAAAGCTCCGGCTTGCGTATTTTGTAACGGTTAACAATATCATTGATTACAATCGTTTGGTCAAGATCGTTCAGGTAGTTCCGTGTAGCACTTTCAGTATTGAATTCAAACCGCATCGGGAATCCGCCATAGATTAGGTAATCAGTAATGGTTGCGGATCTACCCTGTTGCGTCAAACATTCCTGAATTTCTTTAAAGACAAATGGCCTTATCCTGAACGCCACATAACGGCCGCTCAGTTCCTTGGTAAATTCCTTAGATAATAGTTTTGAATTGGAACCAGTGATGAATACGGAGCAATCATGCAAGCGCAATGTCTTGCAAGCATCAGGCCAGTCTTTTACATTCTGAATTTCGTCAAGGAAAAGGAAACATTTGCTCTTATGGCGAGTCTTTTCCACATAAGCAAGAAGTTCATCGCAATTGGATATTTTAGACAATGTGCCGCGATCTTCAAAATTCAGGAAGATGACATTGTCCGTTTTTTTGCGGATTTCTTCGGAAATTTGTGAAAGAACGACCGATTT is a window of uncultured Fibrobacter sp. DNA encoding:
- a CDS encoding FISUMP domain-containing protein; this encodes MKIFRNTFALAYVLAIGLVSATFAQQDLRDAIDAGDVIAAQKMVKKGEAEEIYCGKLSPEDAVTVYEKIFRSMPYESFANCPSQFSYGYGIKACANAKAMDACTEVISYLLNEGEAGNVKALDLLDIVVKSALRTKAYAKPVKVPVDTSIWVPCPKKKGKAREACMEECFEQALNMHDILHEETCEIRPEHFIDTTVMVSMPSPLYEKLRKGLLEGYWKTQKTTAEKYAVMIQNNARALSIPDTAVVNLAYVGRWADKHKAEKSALPGDELFRFCTAWQSAVDSILSQKGFETRCPVFETFEDSRDGQKYKVKNINGTRWFVQNLNYAIEEKSMCYDREEDNCKVYGRLYTQDAALVACPEGTHLSTDDDWKMLEIYAGGANEAAEKLRSNGSDEYAFTVMFGGYANKNGISVIQGEGAYFWTSKDVGDGRGIARSMFSTDKDVSTIPVDKKFSLAVRCVVDNEK
- a CDS encoding aminotransferase class V-fold PLP-dependent enzyme, producing MIDAEKIRSEFPMLVAGDKDAKPLAFLDSTATTQKPDCVIDVMNDFYREHYSSVKRGVYRLSARTTEAFEKTRKNVAKFINAKSEDEIVFTRGTTESINLVAWSYGRKFFEAGDEILISGLEHHANIVSWQIVAEMKGAKIKVIPVLDSGDLDLSKLPELLNARTKMVAVAHVSNSVGTVNPIAEIIATVRKLAPQAKILIDAAQSSSHIKIDVQKLDCDFLAFSGHKMYGPTGVGVLYGKYEVLDSMPPWHGGGEMIKNVTFEKTTYADVPARFEAGTPMIAEVIGLGKAIEWINAVGIENIRKHEEEITQYALEQLTQIPQVKVLGNPKERGALISITLDGIAVSDAAMILDEENVAVRSGHHCAQPVMDRFGVDATLRLSFGAYTLKRDIDRFIAGIKRVLRLFG
- a CDS encoding ThiF family adenylyltransferase, translated to MGIEKGIFNRTSLLLGDDVMGDIYQKRVIIFGLGGVGSWCAESLVRSGIKELVLVDSDRVCVTNVNRQLMATTKTVGQVKVDVLKNRLLEINPHANIVALQDIYEEANTDKFQLDTFDYIIDAIDSLENKMQLLWHATRTKATVFSSMGAALKMDPTRIKVAEFWKVAGCPLARALRDKFKKKKMALKKKVLCVYSDELLKNRGKNSSCGTDACMCPKVRHERSEAELQNANLVDHEWCSSKAQINGTMAHSTAIFGFMIAGLVMQDIYKKALASAE
- the dtd gene encoding D-aminoacyl-tRNA deacylase; the encoded protein is MKFLIQRVLNAQVDIAGDTVGKIGKGYMILIGVGEDDTKEIADRLIRKMLALRIFADENGKTNLSIKDVGGELLLVSQFTLYANCNKGNRPTFNGAGNPTLANELYEYITAECKKEIPVVQTGKFGADMQVSLTNDGPFTIMLE
- a CDS encoding WYL domain-containing protein; this translates as MADQARGERMIRIFVYMMAHYNNRYSVADIMRHLDIREEDLRSVQRDMHALSEIEGGYIKRSVESGKTYYQVALERANKLIFPEFGDTLLHFMFLQRIANIYPATSNLIEDLTKRITQDLPAREQSTLAHYAKELNGRILFMGTPPSIDENVGKNLPVILDAIRKKQKVQITYTDNWGTTTNKPRIPLMVAINQGEIYIGCVSQHHPDKTYALKLRRIQSVKLLREQFVENPKVVETLRKRIRTGTLLSGDQDQQEEKVVIYFPGYAKNFLQERPYHPSMKIKELACGDLHVTMKVAVNGLLKQWVLYYGSIAEVLKPAKLRQMVLDSAKDLVKLYER
- a CDS encoding ATP-binding protein, which encodes MIQREKYIAPIREFYDSDLIKIITGIRRCGKSVVLSQISEEIRKKTDNVIFLNFEDRGTLSKISNCDELLAYVEKTRHKSKCFLFLDEIQNVKDWPDACKTLRLHDCSVFITGSNSKLLSKEFTKELSGRYVAFRIRPFVFKEIQECLTQQGRSATITDYLIYGGFPMRFEFNTESATRNYLNDLDQTIVINDIVNRYKIRKPELFSKLANYVLISNSRILSAKSIYNYIKGQFSECSVNTITKYLGYLKEAYVISSIKQYSTKAKRELNFFEKIYDEDVAFNSIRVADGIFDLTHNLENVVYNELLYRGYSLSVYSGKQEIDFCAQKENKKYFIQVAYSVAERSTYDREMGAFADIDNTHAKILISNDDIDYSTSTVRHIKLKDFLEMEDFT